The following is a genomic window from Arvicanthis niloticus isolate mArvNil1 chromosome 10, mArvNil1.pat.X, whole genome shotgun sequence.
GCCCCACCCACATGGTTGATTGATAGTTGTCCCGGGCTCCTGAGGGGCCAGATGGCTGCCACCGGGCAACATGGCATGGGGTGATGACATCAACCTTGAGGTCCCGCTCTCTCAATGTCGTCATTGGCCACCCTGGCTTTTTCAAACAATGACGTCAATGAGAATAGGATGACGTCATTGCTGGCTGATGATGTCACCCACCAGGGCAAACAGTGGGTCCCGCCCCCATGGCGTCACCTGCCCCGCCCACCTGCCTTGAGGAAGCAGTGTCCTGTGGGCACTGCTGAGGTTGAGCGCGATCCTAAGGGGGGAGTGACCGGAAGCGAGGCTTAGATGGGAATAGAGGTAACCTGGAAGCCCCGCCCATTAGGGGatggagctgaggcaggggaatggcTGTGTGACACTGTGCACTCACTCAGGTCATCCCCCATGCTGTagatccatccatctgtccatccacaggTGCTGGGGCGGGGCCTGCGGGGGTCACGGGTGACGTCAGAGCACGCAGTGTTGACGTCACTGACCCggatattaaaaaaattaaaaatccgaggccacaaaaaaaaaaaaaaaacaaccccatgTGGCCGGGGTTGTGGGGTGAAACCTGTCAATCCCCTGCCGAGGAGGACGGGAAGCGCGGTGATGGCCACTCCCTGGCCATGGATTCCATTGTCACGAAACTGGCGGTCATCCCCCTGTCCTAGATCTGTCCGTCCCTCCCTCTGCGCTCCCTCTGCGTCCTGGTCACTTGtagtcatccccctgcctcacacactCTCCCTGCCTAAGAATTTTCGCCCTGTTACCGAAGCCACCGCCCTCAGTTAAGGAAGTCTCCGCCCCAAACAATCCGAACCCGGCACTCGCAgccatccctctgcctcagctccccacAGGCAGACCGGGCTGTGAGGTCACTGTGGGTGTGTCCCGCCCCAGGCCCCGCCCCCGCGTTCCCGTATTCACTCGGTTATCTCGGGAAATTGCTCAATGTCCCGGGGCCGCGAGTGTGCGGGGTGGGCGGGGCCGCAGCCTGGAGTCCTCGCCGTGGTCCGCGCGACCCCTGACCTCTCCCGCCACGACCCCCGGGCAGCAGCGGCGACAGAGCAGGTCGGTGCCGGGGAGCGCGGGGCGGGGTCGGGGGTGAGGTCGGGGGTCACGAGGTCGATCCCCAGCCCCCGGGCGCGACGGTTTCTAGGTTGCCCCGCGGGCGGACTCCTTCCAGATAGCGGTGGTTTCCAGAGACCCGGGCTCAGGCGCTGTATGGGGTCGGGAATCAGGGTCACAGCAGTTTCCAGGCGCCCGGAGGAGCTCAACAAGAAAGTGGGGCAGGGGCTGGGTTGCGGGGGAAGCACTGCAGGGCCTGGAACAAGGCTTTATGGAGGTTTCAAGGGGCCCCGTAAGAGGTCGGGTGatggagctgggggggggggtgaatggTGTTAGAACCGGAAGTGACATCATTGGGCAAACTTGGATCTGGCAGTTTTGAGGACCCCCTGAAGCTGAGCCATAGAATAAATGCCATAGTGCAGGATCGGGAACAAAGTTATGGCAGTTTTCAGGTGCCCCCAATACCTCATGCGGAGCAAGGGGCCGGAGGCAGTTTCAAGGGGCCCCAAGCATGTGAgttagaattcactgtgtagttcAGGAGAGTGAACCAGACTGTGGCGGTCTCAAGGCCCCCCATGGGAGCATTGGCAGGAATGGAACAGCACAAGGGGCCAAGACAGAGGCTCCAGCGGTTTCCAGGTGCCTCCAAGACCCCACCCTGAGGGGTGAGCAGCTGTTTCTAGAGACCCCCCCCATGGGTTGGAGCACTGCAGGGCCTTGAAAGACAGCCCATTTTCAAGGGGTTCCAGGCCTGGGcattgggaagaacagaacatTCTAGGGGCAAGAATAAGGGTTCAATAGTTtcaaggaccccccccccccccagcctccagGTTAGAATAAACAGCATAGTGTGTGGCAGGGCATGAGGCTACAGCTGTTTCCAGGCGCACCCAAGACCTAACCCATTATGAGGGGAAAGGGGCGGTTTCTAGACACCCATAAAGGCTTGGAGCACTGCAGGGCCTTCAACAAGGCTATGTCGGTTTCTAGGTCCCCCACCCACCAGCATTGGCAATAACCTAACAGAACAGCACTGGGCAACAGAACAGGGCTCTGGCGGTTTCTAGAGTCCCCCAACCCAGAGCTCATCCAGAATGAAGAGGGGGAGCAGGGCCTGAACTGGGCTCTGGCGGTTTCAAGGCACCCCTGAGACACTGGATGTCAGATCTGAGGCAGGGGTTGATGGAGCCACGCCCACTCATGCCACGCCCACTCATGCCCCGCCCCCATCCCCCACCTGCAGGCCCCACCTGTGTGGTCAGATCCAGTTCCCAAATCCATCATGGCTGCTGCCCTCTGGCTGCTGCTAGTGGGCGTGGCCTGTGCGATGACATCAGAGCAGGGTAGGAGACGtcagcccctcctcctgcttccggCCCCACCCCACTGTCAATCACCACCCAGGCCCCGCCCATCTAGTGTATTATGTCATCGGGCGGTGCTTCACTCGGCCCCGccccctcatctcccctccctgtagcCTTCAGAAGCAAGGCCCCGACCCCGGCCACGCCCATCAGGAACCTGCGCCTCCACCCCGCCCAGCACATGCTGACGTGGGAGCTGGGGGGCGGGGCCTCCTCCGCAGGGTTGGATTTCAGCTGCAAGAAGAACGGGAGTAACACCAGGGGGGTGAGTGGGCGGGGCTGGGAGACTCACCTGTCAATCAACTGCCTGTCCATCACACCCGGCCCCACCCCTTCATACTCACTTCAGCCCCCACCCTTGCCGGCTCCACCCACAGGCCCCGCCCTCACCCCGCCCCGCCCACAGGCCCCGGAAGGCCAGCTGCTGTGCACCTTCGAGTTCATCTCGCTCTGTCACGTGACCAACTTCACAGTCTTACTCGGGGACGACACAGAGGCGGCCGCCTTCATCCTGTTCCCGGCCTCGGGTGGGTCCCGCCCCGCGACCCCTCCTGCAGCTCCTGGACCTGACCTGAGCGTGACCTCTGACCCCATGTTTGACCTTTGACCCTCCGCATAACCCCCAGATCCCATTTGTGACCCCGACCTGCCATGCCACTGCCTGACCTCTGACCACAGGGGTCACTTTACAATTGGGGTATGACCTCTGTTCCCCCCATGTTTGACCTCTGACACCACTCACAACCCTTGACCTCCCCCACGTGTGACTCTTGACCCCATGCAGAGTGTGAActctgacctttgacctccaacCTGGTATGTGACCTCTCACCTCCATTGTGTCCCTTGACCACCCACGTGTGACCCCTTACTGGATTTATTACATCCTGACCCCAAACCCGACCTCTGACCCCTGACCCCCCCACAGACCCCAACCGTGGGGCCGCAGCCTGGGACCTGCGCTGCTGGGTGCACGACTTGCAGCTGATGACGTGTCGCTGGAGGCGGGGCCCCGAGGCGCCGGAGGACGTGAGCTACCGGATGTACTGGCGGGACTCCAAGTGGGTCTGGGTCGCCTGTGTGGGCGGGGCAAAGTCACTTCCTGTGTGGGCGGGGTCACTTTCTTGGTGGGCGGGGCCTGCCCTCGGCAGTGTGATGTCACTTCTTGTTCTCTGGTGGTGGGCGTGGCCCTGCCCCTCGGCCCCGCCCCACCCTCGCAGGGAAAGTCCTGACAAGGACCTGGAGTGCCCGCACTATGACGTCCGCGTGGGCGGGGCTAACCTGGGCTGCGTCCTGGACAATGTCCCGGTGCTGGGGAGTCTCATGGTGGTGACGGTGAAGGGCAACAGCAGCGCGGGCCCCGTGTCCTGCACCGACGCCGCCTTCGACCTGCAGTTCGTCGGTGAGCCTACTGCGCAAGCGCGGGACCTACTGTACCTGTGGGACCGACCGCGCCCCTGACCCCGCCCCTGACCGCGCCTCTGACCCCGCCCCTGACCCCGCCCCCGCAGAGATCCTGACCCCGCCCACGCTGAAGGCAGCGTGTAACAGCTCTAAGGCACACGTGAGCTGGGAAATGAACAGCCGGTTCTCTAAGAATTTCGAGTACATGCTGCAGATCAACCAAGTGGGTGcttgtgctgggtgctgggtcctGGGTGCTCgtgctgggtgctgggtcctGGGTGCTCAGTGCTGGGTCCTGGGTGCTCgtgctgggtgctgggtcctGGGTGCTCgtgctgggtgctgggtcctGGGTGCTCAGTGCTGGGTCCTGGGTGCTCAGTGCTGGGTGTGGGGTGCTGGGTGCtcagtgctgggtgctgggtgcttgGTGCTGGATTCTGGACTCAGTCCCTGCCCCCGCAGAGCTCACAACAGGAGCCACAGCACCAGGAGGTGAGTTGGGGACCAGGAATGGTGGGGAACGTAGGGCGGCTCCAGAGGCCGGGGTCCCTGTGATGTCATTGTCTGCCCTGGCCCCTCCTCCAGATCCAGTACTCACCTGTCTGGGTCGTGAACCCAGGCACAGTCAGCTTCCGGGTCAGTGCTAAGTTGCCAGGGAGTAATAACTACAGCGCCTGGAGCAACACCCAGAGGCTGGGTGAGGCCACGCCCACTGAGGCCCCGCCCAGggtggccacgcccccagaaatTCCTCCCATGCTTTTTCACCCTTTCTGTTCCACCAATGACATCATCTTTGGCCACACCTCTCATTTGCCATGCTCCTACAGAGCTCCGCCCCACAGCTGTCACCATCACTTCCTGTTTCCGTAATGATATCACTGTTTCACCGATTACATGGCTTCTGGGTTCACAGGACCAAGTTAACCTGATGCCACTTCTGGGTCCCTGGTTTTGCCCCTCCATTTGCCACGCCCCCATGAAGCCACACTCCCAACGTCTACCCTCACTTCCTGTTTCACCATTGACATTACTTCCAGGTCCAAAAGGCCAAACCACACCAACCGGGCATCACTTTGGGTTTTCTGGCCACGCCCCCACAAAGCCCCACCTTCATGAATCCCCGCCTACCACCTATTTTTCTGTGACATCACTTTTGGGTTCCAGCCAAGCACTGCAACCGATGTCACTCCCATGTCCATGGCTCCGCCTCGTTTTTAGCCCTGCCCCcacaaagccccacccccaacatctGCCCTTACTTCCTGTTCCTCACACAGACATCACTTCCTGGCTTCCAGGACAACGCAGTTGCCCCCCTGATGCTACCTCCAGCTTCCCTAAGGCGggtcccctccccttctctcccacaCAGAGTGCGATCCTGTGGCGACCCAGGTGacactgctgttgctgctgctggcagGCGCCGGGGCGGTTCTGACAGCCTTGGCCATGTTGCTGCTGTGCTGGAGGTAAAGGGGCCGGGGTCGGGGCTTTCATGGCCATGCTTCTTCTGCCGTCACACTTCCTTGGGAGAGCATGGCTGGGGAGGAAACAGGTGTATGGCACCCTGCCAATTACACATGCAAAGTTATGCAACATATTTAAATTTGTTCAGATAATCAAATTCATACAAAGCTTGCAAATTTATGCAGATGAGGCCTATGATGTCACTTCCTGTTGCTCTTAAGCTAGTTTATTCTGCTAGTTTAAATTCTTTCAGGTTTAcagagattttttaaatttatgtaaatgTGACCCACATCCTGCAGGTGTGTCTCATTGATTGGTGCCCAAGGGGAGGGGCCGAAGCCCATGCAGATTGCATGCAAATCCATGGCGCATGTGCTGACTTTATGCAGATCTGTGCTGTTTAATGCAGATTTATGCAGATTTATTTGGCTCCCTTTGCTTCCCCTGCAGGAAGTCAGTGCTGGCCCGCCTGTTCCCACCCATCCCGCGCATGCGGGTCCGCCTGGAGGCGGGGCCGGGAGAAATGGTGAGTGGGCAGTGTCTGGGAAGTGGTGGGCGTGCGTGTGGGTGGCGCCTTGTGATGTGGGTGTGGCTCACAGGGGGTGGCTGGGTGTGGGCGTGTCTGCGATGATTGGTGAGTGGGCGTGTCCCTGCACGTGTAACAGATGGGGGTATCTGTCCGTGACTGATGGGTGTGGGTGTATTCTGTGATGATTGACAGGAGGGCATGTCTCCTATGCGGGGGGGGTGGGTGTGTCCCTGCAGTGATTGACAGGCTGACGTGTCCATGCATGACTGATGGGTGTGGGCGTGTCCCCACAGGTTGCGTGGGCAGAGACAGAGGACTGTGAAGTGACACGCGTGACAGACGCCTGAGCCCTGCCACTCAATAAACTGCTGCGGGGGATTCTGGGAAACCCTGTACTGTCTGTCACGCTCCGGCCCCACCCCTGACCATTCCCGTGTCCATCTTCCTCAGAGACAGGAAGACGCAGGGCCTGGGTAGGAGGGGCTCAGTGGGCGTTTGGGGAGACCCAGGCTCTGACCAGTGATCCCTGGGGCGGGATTCACACGGGTCTCGTGGGGCTCTCACGGGGGTCATGCGGGGGTCACAGAAGGGTCTCACGGGGCTCATATGGGGTTGTACGGGGGTCACACGGGGTCACGCAAGCTGTGACCCCTCCAGGGCACCCGGGCCTGACTCTTTCCATGAGGAACAGGAAATGGAAATGGGGCGTGGCCATGGGTCAGTGGGGGCTGTGAGTCTAGGCCCCGCCCCCAGCACATAGACCAGTTAAGTCAGTCAACCAACTTGGCTGTCAATCACTCCACACTGCAGCTGTCAGTCAACACGTGACCACGCCCCAGTGTCCTTAGGCCACGACCCCAGCGCCCAGAGTTCTAACAAACCCCCAGCGACTTGTCTGGCCACGCCCACCCGTCGCACTTCCCCGCCCCCATCCCGTAGAAACCACACCCACAGACCTGATCAcgccccttctggcctctccctcAAAGGTCAGTCAAGGGTCACAGACCCCAGATTACACCCTGTCTGCCCAGGGCCCCGCCCCTTCTACTAAAGCCCTTCCCCCTCtgcccaggccacgcccccagcatGCACACAGAAGAGGCGATCAGTAAGTTAGTCAATTACAGAATTTAAGCAGAAACTTGGGTTTCACGTAGCGCCCGCGGTATCACAGACTCGTGACAGTGTCCACGGGCGCTGCGGGGAATCACGGGACTGCGCCTGCCTGAGTCCTGGGCGCTGGCTGAGGGCGTCACGTTGGTTGTGGCATCATGTAGATCATGGCGGGGTCCTacaacccctcccaaagagaggtctGTGTcgcccagcacaggtagagggcgtgactacaggcctcagcctccagagatctccatattcatgaggtacctgaaggccagagggcgtagccaattaagcattcctccccagaccctcctccccagaccctcctccccagaccctcctccccagaccctcctccccagaccctcctccccgCTATTTAACTCAGGCCGGCCCTGAGAAACGGGAGTGGGGGGCTACAGCCAGATTCACTTTCCGACaggacaataaaccttttaaaaccatggaatTCCTCGGGTCTTTGGGCCCTGCCATGGGGAACCATAGAGAAGGCCCTTGACTGCTGAGCCGCTGTTTAATCTCCTGCTAGAAGACTTCCCTAGTTCCCACCACGcagccctgccaactcaagcaaggtagccgacccagccaagcgagtgctgaaaccaagagtctctcaccccGTGGGGAGCTGCtgagcttctctccctcatccctctcgTCCAGCCCGGATGCCCTCGGTCTCAGTTCTTCCACAGCTCCCaacagcatctgggagcccaaagacagacactaccagTCTCCCAGTCAGCCGATTCGGCCTGGAGAACCCccctcaggagctctgcccctgcGGGACTTCAGGCTTCTCAGCCCATCTTCTGCCCAGCGCAGCGTGGAaagaactcagtcaaattcccatgcttctgcctccctgagctgtgaCAGACACACGAGAACCAcgacagcccaacaggacccacgcccacacACGAGCTACAGCTCTGCGTCTACATGTACTAGAGGGTATCCATATTTTCCTGGCTTAACTTCTGCAAAATCGGCCTCCAGATATGCTCGAGGTTGTTCTTCCCTAGGTATTTTCCCTGTTTACTCTCGACCACATAACATTTACTGATGCCAGCATTTACTTGCTGGGATACCTTCACTGTTCTACTATTTCTCTGGCCCCAAACCTGAAGTCCTTTAGATGGCTTGACTGCTTGGATGCGCTTATCTCTCACATGAGTCCATCTGTGCCTTGGGTTTACTAAGccttttgcttgctttctggggaggatagttctctctttttcctttaggTAGTAGTTGGTAgggtggctagcaatctgagtacTTTCTTCTTCcgtgtgttttaagtgaggccatcccTTAATCTAGTCCCATTCCCTAGTGGGTGTTTCTTGCAGGACATAAACGGGACAGGCTCCTGCATAGCCACTTcccaagccacttgatctgtctggttattttCTCAAGCCACcgagtctcctcccttctggtaTCTTGGGCAATGAATACtgagttgctggcttcatcagggcatccaagagatcTAAGATTTCTTCTTATGCGAGCAGccctctctcttggtatatagccctgtggacatgggctgtggcaaagaCATACCTGCTGTCCGTGTAGATGTTAATTTTCTtgccagccccaagttccaaggctgcTTTCTGCACCAACATGCCCAGGAGAGGGGAATAGAAgttcagtccagatgacatttgtgtccaccacaacagcaccagcatggagaaaactgctcccatctgtaaaccAGGTTGCCTCAGCTCCCAGCAGGGGTCAGTCAGAGAAGTCTTTCCTCCACCCATGGGTTCTCCTTTTGGGCCAGTTAGTTGCGGCCCGTCGGGCAGAAAGTGTATCTTGGCTCCCATCCTGGAGAGTAAGTCTCACCCCAACAGAGAGTAGAgacagtctgggatgaccataaatgaatgggatacccggCCCATCTCTAGGTCCACCATTctttgggtagtccatgaatatattttgacATCAGTGGCTCCTTGGAACCAAGATCTTTTCTTGAAAAATGGGGCCATCGGTTTGGAGAAGGACCAAGTGTTGAGGCCCTGTGTCCATCAAGTTGAGTGGGTTTCTCCTCTACTTTCAAGGTTACCCTGGGCTCTGGGAGTGGGGCCAACCCCTGTGTACCCCAAACACTGTCTTCACTCAGGGCTAATACCTTCGCTGTTTGGGGGTGTTTTTCCCAAGGCCTAggagttcctgcctccagcttccatTTGTTAGGACACTCTCGGGCTCAGTGGCTCCTTTACCTGCAATGTGCGCACTGGTCCTTTTCAAGGAATTTTCTATCTCCCTTCGATTGAAatctcccttctctgctttccctaactACTGTAGCCAAGAttctctgtaaattcctttcctgttgcctttctttttcttatctctctttcagcttcttttctctttctcttctccttttctttctccctgttatGGTAGACTTCCTCGGCAACCTCCACTAAATCTTTCAATGGCGTATCCTGCAGTCCCTCTAGCTTCTGAAGCTTTTTCCTGAGATCtactagcctgatctacaaaggcCACAGTGTGTACTGACAGCATGCCTCTATGATCCactctagaaaggctgtgggcaactcatctgatccctgcttaacctcacgTGCTTTGGTCAAAACTAGTGGGGCCTCGTGTGGCCCCCTTGAGACCTGCTAATGGAATCTGGCAATAGGCTTATAGGTGCCCCTTACCTTCTGCCACTAAAGTCCCAGTCAGATCTGGTCAGAGGAAATCTGCTGTCTACCACAGCCTGGTCAATCGATGGTGTCCCCATgcctgagggaacattctttctttccGGTGTCCTCTCTTGCTCTTCAGTCCTGAAGAGCACTCCTGACTTACAGAACCTGcaagggtcttggggaagaaaggcttgtATCCATGCGGTGGGGGAggtcttctattagattcatccAGGTAACTATATAGGGCACTTGGTCTGGgtgcctgagggatcctggcctaaagGCGTTTTCCTCTACTGCTTTGTTCACCTATAAGATGGTACCTACGGGTGGCCATCCTACTCTGAAGGTGGGCCATTTGGAGAAGAAGAGACTAACTAACTAATGTGTCCTATCTCTGGACAGTaatgtctgtagatgaaaagaggcattTTTTCctttgcctagtggttgtcttaTCACTACtgaaataactccaaagatgttcaatctCTTCTTAGAATTCTGGAAAATATAACTACCTTAATGgcctcttctgaaaacacagacAAATCTCTTAGAAATAGTTCCTAAAGGCAAATAATCTCTACGTTGTAAGTTCACGGTTAAGTCAGTAGCTGCTTCAAAGCTTTGGAGGCTTACTTATTTGGCTCTGACTGCAGGAGCCTGTAGTTACTCAGTGGGGAGGCCTGCCAGCCGTTTCTTTGTTCAATTCTTCCGCACTAGAGTCACATGACTTGTCTCAGCGCTACTCActcaagtttaaaaataaaattaaataaataaggttcaggggtcaggtcactatgactctgcctatgattcacttgtccttatctaagttggtactatccaccaaggctgcctatttacaaggtctatgactactcaggctggtaaatttccacaaaagctgcctgtttacaatagcttatagccatctgtttcagtacTTTTCCGCAGAGACCTAAGACCTCGTGTTAGCCGgcatgtatgtcaagcctattgctgattttaggcttatggctgattttaggccttcagtgtataagcagggctgcccctgacatctcctcccttctccaagtatagaagggctgtggcgattctaatcttgccaaggtggggatagaggcctgaccctGTTCTGAAacatatctgtactccccctgaacatctatgctcctgtgtcattcccttccccacatcctgcatttttctgtttataacccctgtgttaaaaagtaaaaattatgatttgataataataaaaaaggaaaaattaaaaaagaaaaaagaaagtattaataaataaataataatatataactataactttCGGTGAATAATCTTAAACGTCTAGTGAATTTTTGCCCAAACTTAGTGTGCCACCTGAAACAGGTGATAATTTGAAAAGTTGTGGCGCTACCTGGACCGCCATGTTCTTGCAacagaagtggccagaggccaaggTCCCCGAAAGTGGCCAAGGTCCCCCAAAGTGGCAGGTAGGAAGCCTCCATCCAGGGCTGTTCTGTCCCACTGCCATGGCTCAAGGAAGGTGCCCTTCTCCTCCACCAGGTTCTTAACCGCCTGGGCCCAGCCTATCTTTTTGAGGATGCCCTTGGATTCCTCAGCACcagtgatggagagtggggagcattAGCTGCAGCCACTGTGCTCCTTCTTCCCACTGCTGCTGGCGGCCATGTTACCTTTCTCTAATTTCCCTCTAATAGTGTTTTACATGGTAGACTCAGTCCAAAACAACATCAGTCACagtccaagaacacagagaaaggcaatcaacacagacagctcacccctgccatgggtgCAGAAACCAGGTTATACAGAtagtcctccccccacccccaccacagacCACAGACACCAGGTTACACAGAC
Proteins encoded in this region:
- the LOC117716491 gene encoding interleukin-3 receptor subunit alpha-like isoform X1, producing MSRGRECAGWAGPQPGVLAVVRATPDLSRHDPRAAAATEQAPPVWSDPVPKSIMAAALWLLLVGVACAMTSEQAFRSKAPTPATPIRNLRLHPAQHMLTWELGGGASSAGLDFSCKKNGSNTRGAPEGQLLCTFEFISLCHVTNFTVLLGDDTEAAAFILFPASDPNRGAAAWDLRCWVHDLQLMTCRWRRGPEAPEDVSYRMYWRDSKESPDKDLECPHYDVRVGGANLGCVLDNVPVLGSLMVVTVKGNSSAGPVSCTDAAFDLQFVEILTPPTLKAACNSSKAHVSWEMNSRFSKNFEYMLQINQSSQQEPQHQEIQYSPVWVVNPGTVSFRVSAKLPGSNNYSAWSNTQRLECDPVATQVTLLLLLLAGAGAVLTALAMLLLCWRKSVLARLFPPIPRMRVRLEAGPGEMVAWAETEDCEVTRVTDA
- the LOC117716491 gene encoding interleukin-3 receptor subunit alpha-like isoform X3, with the protein product MSRGRECAGWAGPQPGVLAVVRATPDLSRHDPRAAAATEQAPEGQLLCTFEFISLCHVTNFTVLLGDDTEAAAFILFPASDPNRGAAAWDLRCWVHDLQLMTCRWRRGPEAPEDVSYRMYWRDSKESPDKDLECPHYDVRVGGANLGCVLDNVPVLGSLMVVTVKGNSSAGPVSCTDAAFDLQFVEILTPPTLKAACNSSKAHVSWEMNSRFSKNFEYMLQINQSSQQEPQHQEIQYSPVWVVNPGTVSFRVSAKLPGSNNYSAWSNTQRLECDPVATQVTLLLLLLAGAGAVLTALAMLLLCWRKSVLARLFPPIPRMRVRLEAGPGEMVAWAETEDCEVTRVTDA
- the LOC117716491 gene encoding interleukin-3 receptor subunit alpha-like isoform X2 — protein: MSRGRECAGWAGPQPGVLAVVRATPDLSRHDPRAAAATEQAPPVWSDPVPKSIMAAALWLLLVGVACAMTSEQGPALTPPRPQAPEGQLLCTFEFISLCHVTNFTVLLGDDTEAAAFILFPASDPNRGAAAWDLRCWVHDLQLMTCRWRRGPEAPEDVSYRMYWRDSKESPDKDLECPHYDVRVGGANLGCVLDNVPVLGSLMVVTVKGNSSAGPVSCTDAAFDLQFVEILTPPTLKAACNSSKAHVSWEMNSRFSKNFEYMLQINQSSQQEPQHQEIQYSPVWVVNPGTVSFRVSAKLPGSNNYSAWSNTQRLECDPVATQVTLLLLLLAGAGAVLTALAMLLLCWRKSVLARLFPPIPRMRVRLEAGPGEMVAWAETEDCEVTRVTDA